The Candidatus Nanopelagicales bacterium genome contains the following window.
CTGCGGAGGGCGCACGTGAACTCCTCGTCACCGACCCTGGTCGATGGGCAACCCCTAGTGGGTTGGACCCCGGTGGGGGGACTTAGGGCATGGCAGGTCGACGCCCTGAGCCAGTACGAGGTCAACCAACCAACCGACTTCTTGGCCACCGCGACCCCTGGCGCTGGGAAGACCACGTTTGCCCTCACGCTGGCCGCCCGGCTCAAGCAACGCCGCGCGATCGATCGCATCATCGTGGTTGCCCCGACCGATCATCTGCGAACTCAGTGGGCAGATGCGGCGAGCGCTTGCGGACTGCTACTTGATCCGACGCTGAAGAACACCGGATCGAAGCTTCGCTCCGACGTGGACGGATACGTGACGACCTACGCGCAAGTTGCTGCTCACCCGATGCTCCATAGGGCGCGCACCGAGACGCGCCGATCGCTGGTGATCCTCGACGAGATCCACCACGCCGGGGACTCACTGAGTTGGGGCGAGGCCGTCTTTGAGGCGTTTGCGCCGGCCAAACGTCGACTCAGTCTGACCGGCACTCCGTTCCGAACTGATCCAACTGAACGGATTCCGTTCGTGCGATATGAGGACAACTCTGACGGCGACCTGGAATCGATCGCAGACTTCAGCTACGGGTATCGGCAGGCGCTAGCCGATGCCGTCGTTCGCCCGGTCTTCTTTGCGGCCTATGCAGGCACCAGCCGATGGATGAATAGTGCGGGCGAGGTGCTCAGCGCCTCCTTGAGCGACCCGGCGAGTCGTGCCGCGGAGGATGCCGCCTGGCGCACCGCATTGGACCCCAATGGCGACTGGGTTCCGCACGTTCTGGCCGCCGTCGACGATCGCATCAGTCACCTGCGTGCCAATGGCATCCCGGACGCTGCTGGCTTGATCCTCGCCCCCGATCAGGATTCCGCACGCGCCTACGCCAAAATTGCGAAGAAGATCACCGGCGAAGCTCCGGTCGTCATCCTGAGCGACGATCCGCGCGCGAGCAAGAAGATAGAAGCATTCGACAAGGGCACCCAACGGATGGCAATCTGCGTGCGGATGGTGTCTGAAGGCGTCGATATTGTGCGCGCCTGTGCGCTGGGATTCCTCACGTCATATCGAACGCCGTTGTTCTTTGCTCAAGCGGTGGGTCGCGTTGTGCGCGCCCGGGCAACGCACGAGACGGCAACCGTATTCTTGCCCGCCGTGCGACCTCTGCTTGAGCTTGCCGCGCGGTTGGAGGAAGAGCGCAATCACATTGTGAGACTCGCCGGACCTGCCGACGCCGGGCTCGACGAGATGTCGATCGAGCGCCTCGTGGGCGATTCCGTCGGCGAGTTCACGGCATTGGACGCGCAGGCGGAATTCGCGCACGTGCTGCACGGTGGCCGCGCAGTGGTTGCCAACGTGACCGCCGAGGAGGAGGAGTACCTGGGGATTCCCGGTCTGCTCGATGCCGAACAGACGGCAGTCTTGTTGGCTTCGCGGGACGGCGACGCCCGAAAGCGCGCCTCCACGGCCAGCCTGGACGTGTCGTCTCAGGCTCCGAACCAACCGCAGTCCTGGCGCGATGCCAAGGAAACGCGGGTTGCGATAAACCAACTGGTTCGCGAGTTGGCGTCACGAACCGCAACTCCACACGCCGAGATCCATATTGAGCTCCGCAGGGCGGTTCCCGGACCCGCCTCGGCATCTGCTTCACTCGATACGCTCGTCGCACGGTATGAGTATTTGCTGGCTCGCACGCTTTAGCCGGACACCTACGCAGACAGTGATTTCACCCAAGGGACACGAGGGCAGCTGGTGAACGCACACCCCCGTCCCGACGAGGCGCACACCGATGTCGCAGCGCAGCAGATTGCCGCCGAGCAGGTGGTCATCAACGGTCTTTACCAGCGCCTCGACGAGGTCCTCGCAGACGTCGATATCCGGCTGGCAGCTGAGCGGAA
Protein-coding sequences here:
- a CDS encoding DEAD/DEAH box helicase family protein, with the protein product MNSSSPTLVDGQPLVGWTPVGGLRAWQVDALSQYEVNQPTDFLATATPGAGKTTFALTLAARLKQRRAIDRIIVVAPTDHLRTQWADAASACGLLLDPTLKNTGSKLRSDVDGYVTTYAQVAAHPMLHRARTETRRSLVILDEIHHAGDSLSWGEAVFEAFAPAKRRLSLTGTPFRTDPTERIPFVRYEDNSDGDLESIADFSYGYRQALADAVVRPVFFAAYAGTSRWMNSAGEVLSASLSDPASRAAEDAAWRTALDPNGDWVPHVLAAVDDRISHLRANGIPDAAGLILAPDQDSARAYAKIAKKITGEAPVVILSDDPRASKKIEAFDKGTQRMAICVRMVSEGVDIVRACALGFLTSYRTPLFFAQAVGRVVRARATHETATVFLPAVRPLLELAARLEEERNHIVRLAGPADAGLDEMSIERLVGDSVGEFTALDAQAEFAHVLHGGRAVVANVTAEEEEYLGIPGLLDAEQTAVLLASRDGDARKRASTASLDVSSQAPNQPQSWRDAKETRVAINQLVRELASRTATPHAEIHIELRRAVPGPASASASLDTLVARYEYLLARTL